One region of Vitis vinifera cultivar Pinot Noir 40024 chromosome 1, ASM3070453v1 genomic DNA includes:
- the LOC100259595 gene encoding AAA-ATPase At3g50940 has protein sequence MTSMASLLSTYTTFAAAAMLLRTVLNEARSLINQFIPQYVQERIWSKIGGIFGNRHSSSHMTLIMDECDNYITNQFYEASEIYLRAKVSPSVTKLKVFQAPDDKNPSVTIKNGEKFTEVFQGIQLQWESFCIEKNRNEYYDRGGEIKSIELSFPRKNMDKILSSYLPYVLERSKAIRKENRVLKLHSYNGSWESTNLDHPSTFETLAMDSKLKEDLINDLDRFVRRSQFYRRVGKAWKRGYLLYGPPGTGKSSLIAAMANYLKFDIYDLELTSLHSNYELRRLLVSTKNQSILVIEDIDCSVALQDRRSGGCGQGNSQLTLSGFLNFIDGLWSSCGNERIIVFTTNHKDKLDPALLRPGRMDVHIHMSFCNPCGFKTLASNYLDVSNHKLFPEIEKLLMEVEVTPAEIAEEFMKSEDADVALEGLVEFLRRVKMIRNGSDGRDGKEVYEH, from the exons ATGACTTCAATGGCATCATTGCTATCAACATATACGACTTTTGCTGCAGCAGCCATGCTGCTTCGAACTGTTCTTAATGAAGCTCGGAGCCTGATCAACCAGTTCATACCCCAATATGTGCAGGAGAGAATCTGGTCCAAAATTGGAGGGATTTTTGGAAATCGCCACTCTTCTTCTCACATGACTCTTATCATGGATGAATGCGACAATTACATCACTAATCAATTCTACGAGGCTTCTGAAATCTACCTGCGCGCAAAAGTTAGTCCCTCAGTTACGAAGCTCAAGGTTTTTCAAGCTCCGGATGACAAGAACCCGTCAGTCACCATCAAGAATGGCGAAAAGTTTACTGAGGTCTTCCAGGGAATCCAACTCCAGTGGGAAAGCTTTTGTATAGAAAAGAATAGGAATGAATACTACGACAGGGGTGGAGAAATTAAGTCAATTGAGCTGAGTTTCCCTCGGAAAAACATGGACAAGATATTGAGTTCTTACCTGCCGTATGTGTTGGAGAGATCAAAAGCcattagaaaagaaaacaggGTGCTGAAGCTCCATTCGTATAACGGGTCATGGGAATCAACCAACTTGGATCATCCATCGACTTTTGAAACGTTGGCAATGGATTCAAAGCTCAAGGAGGACTTGATAAATGACCTGGACAGATTTGTGAGGAGAAGCCAGTTTTACAGAAGAGTTGGCAAGGCATGGAAACGAGGGTATTTGTTGTATGGCCCTCCGGGTACTGGAAAGTCGAGCTTGATTGCAGCCATGGCAAACTATCTGAAATTTGACATCTATGACTTAGAACTCACAAGTCTGCACAGCAATTATGAACTTAGAAGACTGTTAGTCTCTACCAAGAACCAATCCATACTTGTGATTGAAGATATTGACTGCAGCGTTGCGTTGCAGGACCGACGATCTGGAGGATGCGGCCAAGGCAACAGCCAG TTGACATTATCTGGGTTCCTTAATTTCATTGATGGGTTGTGGTCAAGCTGCGGTAATGAGAGAATAATCGTGTTCACAACTAATCATAAGGACAAGCTAGACCCCGCATTGTTGAGACCAGGCCGCATGGATGTGCACATCCACATGTCCTTCTGCAATCCTTGTGGATTTAAGACCCTTGCTTCCAACTACCTAGACGTCAGCAATCACAAACTGTTCCCTGAGATCGAAAAGCTGCTAATGGAGGTGGAGGTGACCCCAGCAGAGATTGCAGAAGAGTTCATGAAAAGTGAGGATGCTGATGTTGCCCTTGAAGGACTAGTTGAGTTCCTCAGGAGGGTAAAGATGATACGAAATGGATCAGATGGCAGAGACGGAAAAGAAGTTTATGAACATTGA